The Glycine soja cultivar W05 chromosome 3, ASM419377v2, whole genome shotgun sequence genome window below encodes:
- the LOC114407456 gene encoding uncharacterized protein LOC114407456, with the protein MENKKRKGKDYEVEDEEMKMDKFYALLRRYRDARDRRRKELQELDKSEKEKRMKAGTEQHRVWVPSFEWEDFTDQVQFRGQQYMQFPTSSTSPSPLAGGTDNKQRKHDDQHSHSLDLNLTL; encoded by the coding sequence ATGGAaaataagaagagaaagggaaaagACTATGAGGTGGAAGACGAAGAGATGAAGATGGACAAGTTTTACGCGCTGTTGCGGAGGTACCGAGACGCGCGCGATCGACGACGAAAGGAGCTTCAGGAATTAGACAAGAGTGAGAAGGAGAAGAGGATGAAGGCGGGAACAGAGCAACACCGTGTTTGGGTGCCATCATTCGAATGGGAGGATTTCACAGACCAGGTTCAATTCAGAGGACAACAATATATGCAATTCCCAACTTCATCTACATCTCCTTCGCCGCTTGCCGGTGGCACAGACAACAAACAACGTAAGCACGACGACCAACACTCTCACTCTCTGGATCTCAACCTCACTCTGTAG
- the LOC114407455 gene encoding boron transporter 1-like has translation MEETFVPFEGIKNDLRGRLMCYKQDWTGGIKAGLRIWAPTTYIFFASAIPVISFGEQLERDTDGVLTAVQTLASTSICGIIHSILGGQPLLILGVAEPTVIMYTFMFNFAKERPELGRDLFLAWTGWVCVWTALLLFLFAVLGACSIINRFTRIAGELFGMLIAMLFMQQAIKGLVDEFRIPERQNPKSIEFISSWRFANGMFALVLSFGLLLTALRSRKARSWRYGTGWLRSLIADYGVPLMVLVWTGVSYMPAGSVPHGIPRRLFSPNPWSPGAYENWTVIKDMVHVPVVYIIGAFIPATMIAVLYYFDHSVASQLAQQKEFNLRKPSSYHYDLLLLGFLTLMCGLIGIPPANGVIPQSPMHTKSLATLKHQLLRNKLVVAARKSMGKNASLGQLYGNMQEAYNQMQTPLVYQDSSARAQGLRDLKESTIQAATSMGNVDAPVDETIFDVEKEIDDLLPVEVKEQRLSNFLQSIMVGGCVAAMPLLKKIPTSVLWGYFAFMAIESLPGNQFWERILLLFTAPSRRYKVLEDYHATFVETVPFKTIATFTIFQTIYLLICFGLTWVPIAGVMFPMMIMLLVPVRQYFLPKFFKGIHLQDLDAAAYEEQTALPFNLATHSEFGAGASQVGEGEILDEVITRSRGEFRHTSSPKITSSTPTPRTDTNSHLSPRLSFSSRMGEFKTEQSPRSGARGPLSPKAGEVRLSHLGRSPLNPDSKQHDHN, from the exons ATGGAAGAAACATTTGTACCCTTTGAAGGAATCAAGAATGATCTGAGAGGAAGGTTGATGTGCTACAAGCAAGATTGGACGGGTGGAATCAAAGCTGGTTTAAG GATTTGGGCCCCCACCACATACATATTCTTTGCTTCCGCAATACCGGTCATTTCATTCGGGGAACAACTAGAGCGAGATACTG ATGGTGTTCTAACTGCAGTTCAAACATTGGCATCCACTTCAATATGTGGCATTATACACTCAATCCTTGGAGGTCAACCTTTGCTAATTTTAGGGGTGGCAGAACCTACTGTGATCATGTACACTTTCATGTTCAATTTTGCAAAAGAGAGACCAGAGTTGGGCCGGGATTTGTTTCTGGCATGGACTGGATG GGTATGTGTCTGGACTGCACTGTTGCTATTCTTGTTTGCCGTCTTAGGGGCTTGCTCTATAATCAACAGGTTTACCCGTATTGCAGGAGAGTTGTTTGGCATGCTCATTGCAATGCTCTTCATGCAGCAAGCTATCAAA GGACTTGTGGATGAGTTTCGCATACCAGAGAGACAAAATCCAAAATCAATTGAGTTTATATCTTCATGGAGGTTTGCTAATGGGATGTTTGCTTTAGTCCTTTCGTTTGGTCTTCTTCTCACTGCATTAAGAAGCAGAAAGGCTAGGTCATGGCGTTATGGTACTG GTTGGCTTCGCAGCCTAATAGCTGACTATGGTGTGCCACTTATGGTCCTAGTTTGGACAGGTGTGTCCTACATGCCAGCTGGAAGTGTTCCACATGGTATACCAAGGCGTCTCTTCAGCCCAAATCCATGGTCACCCGGTGCATATGAGAATTGGACTGTTATTAAG GATATGGTCCATGTTCCTGTTGTGTACATAATCGGAGCATTTATCCCAGCAACCATGATTGCAGTACTTTATTACTTTGACCATAGTGTGGCATCCCAGCTTGCCCAGCAGAAAGAGTTCAATTTGAGAAAGCCATCTTCTTACCATTACGACTTGCTTCTTTTGGGATTTTTG ACCTTAATGTGTGGCCTTATTGGAATTCCTCCTGCAAATGGAGTCATACCACAGTCTCCAATGCACACAAAAAGTCTGGCAACTCTTAAACATCAG TTGCTTCGTAACAAACTGGTGGTAGCCGCACGAAAAAGTATGGGAAAGAATGCTAGTTTAGGACAGTTATATGGCAACATGCAAGAAGCTTACAATCAAATGCAGACGCCTCTTGTTTACCAGGACTCCTCTGCTCGA GCACAAGGACTAAGAGATCTTAAAGAATCAACCATTCAAGCAGCTACCAGTATGGGAAACGTGGATGCTCCAGTAGATGAAACTATATTTGATGTTGAGAAAGAAATAGACGACCTGCTTCCTGTTGAGGTAAAGGAACAACGTCTCAGTAACTTCCTTCAATCAATAATGGTGGGAGGATGCGTTGCGGCCATGCCCTTACTCAAGAAGATCCCAACCTCAGTCCTTTGGGGCTACTTTGCCTTCATGGCCATTGAAAGTTTGCCAGGAAACCAGTTTTGGGAAAGGATCCTATTACTCTTCACTGCACCAAGCAGAAgatacaa GGTGCTTGAGGACTACCATGCTACTTTTGTAGAAACAGTTCCTTTCAAGACAATAGCAACATTCACCATTTTTCAAACCATTTATCTTCTTATATGTTTTGGACTAACATGGGTTCCTATTGCCGGGGTCATGTTTCCTATGATGATCATGCTTTTAGTTCCGGTTAGACAGTACTTTCTCCCTAAGTTTTTCAAAGGGATACACCTTCAAGACTTGGATGCAGCAGCATATGAAGAGCAAACAGCTCTACCATTCAACCTCGCAACA CACTCAGAGTTTGGAGCTGGTGCTTCTCAAGTTGGAGAAGGTGAAATCCTAGATGAAGTTATTACTAGAAGCCGTGGCGAGTTTAGGCACACTAGCAGTCCCAAGATCACAAGCTCCACCCCAACACCAAGAACTGATACTAACAGCCATCTAAGCCCACGCCTCTCATTTAGTTCTCGCATGGGTGAGTTCAAAACTGAGCAGAGTCCTCGGTCTGGTGCAAGAGGTCCCCTCAGTCCAAAGGCAGGAGAAGTGAGATTATCACATCTGGGAAGAAGTCCTCTTAATCCAGATTCAAAACAACATGACCACAACTAA